From the genome of Uranotaenia lowii strain MFRU-FL chromosome 1, ASM2978415v1, whole genome shotgun sequence, one region includes:
- the LOC129738207 gene encoding uncharacterized protein LOC129738207, whose amino-acid sequence MGSKLSPLLAELFMSDFETDLEKREKLFPRVWWRYVDDIFATVKERYLPQTLEVLNNQHSSIKFTVEKEVDGKLPFLDLLISRKEDNTVKFGIYRKPTSTDRYITVDSNHFGAQKQAAFHSMAHRLYNIPMESHEFELEKQKILQAGELNGYDQEFVSKILRKHERKKLRSNATTFKPERDESQRVSLPYHPLLTNSICKILSKHGLKVAYKSSNTLKDRLVSLKDKVLPEERSGIYEIPCQNCPAVYIGQTRRKFRTRIKEHKNAVDNNRSNESSVAAHASELNHHIDWGKVKFKKCVRKASHLNAWESMYITTSERPLMNEDEAPIISPLFNLLKPSFQQPDHPSTNTIG is encoded by the coding sequence ATGGGAAGTAAATTATCCCCCCTACTGGCTGAACTCTTCATGAGTGACTTCGAAACAGATCTCGAAAAACGGGAGAAACTTTTCCCTCGTGTTTGGTGGCGTTATGTTGATGATATCTTCGCCACCGTAAAGGAACGGTATCTCCCGCAAACGCTTGAGGTTTTGAACAACCAGCATAGTTCGATTAAATTTACCGTCGAAAAAGAAGTTGATGGGAAACTTCCATTCCTCGACCTGTTAATTTCTAGAAAAGAAGATAACACGGTGAAATTCGGAATTTACCGTAAACCCACGTCAACAGATCGCTATATTACGGTTGATTCAAACCATTTTGGAGCGCAAAAGCAAGCTGCCTTTCATTCGATGGCCCACCGTCTGTACAACATACCGATGGAGAGCCATGAATTCGAActagaaaagcaaaaaatcttGCAGGCTGGTGAATTAAACGGATACGATCAAGAATTCGTCAGCAAAATCCTCCGAAAACACGAAAGAAAAAAGCTTCGTAGCAACGCAACCACATTCAAACCAGAAAGAGATGAATCCCAAAGAGTCAGCCTGCCGTACCACCCACTACTGACAAATAGTATCTGTAAGATTCTCTCTAAACATGGTCTGAAAGTGGCTTACAAAAGTTCAAACACTTTGAAAGATCGACTGGTTTCTCTAAAAGACAAAGTGCTACCGGAAGAGAGATCTGGAATTTATGAGATTCCATGTCAAAACTGCCCGGCCGTCTATATTGGGCAAACCAGACGGAAATTCAGAACCAGAATCAAAGAGCACAAAAACGCAGTAGATAACAACAGGAGCAACGAATCAAGTGTAGCTGCCCACGCGTCAGAACTTAATCATCACATAGATTGGGGAAAggttaagttcaaaaaatgtgtacgCAAAGCGTCACATTTAAACGCATGGGAATCCATGTATATCACTACATCGGAAAGGCCACTTATGAACGAGGATGAGGCTCCAATCATATCACCGCTTTTCAACCTGCTCAAACCAAGTTTTCAACAACCCGACCacccttcgacgaatactattggatag